The following nucleotide sequence is from Vanrija pseudolonga chromosome 4, complete sequence.
AGGTTGTCAAGATCAAGCGCGAGATCCAGCCTGCCCTCATCGGTTCGGGTGGCAAGTACGCCATCCGTCTCGAGGAGAAGTACGGTGTCAAGCTCTCGTTCCCCCGTGacaacaaggacaaggactcgaaggacgccaaggacgccaagTCGGACGAGGTTACCATCCGTGGTGGCAAGAAgggtgtcgctgctgccaaggccgagctgctcgaggctgccgcttacgaggccgagtcgcgcCAGACTGCCACCTTCACTGTCCCCTCCAAGGCTGTTGCTATGATTGTTGGCAAGCAGGGTGCCACCATCAACGGTATCAAGGACGACACTGGTGCCCAGATCGACATTGACAAGTCGGCTGGCAAGGACGACAAGACGACGATCACTGTCCGTGGTGACAAGAAGGCGATCACTgctgccaaggctgccgTTCTCGCTgttgtcgaggagcttggtGACGAGATCATTGTCAACCTCACCATTGACCGCAAGCACCACCGTACCCTCATTGGCCAGGGTGGCCAGAAGCTCCGCGACCTTATCGCTGCTTCGGGTGGACCCGCCGAGGGCCACAAGCAGGCTGGTCTTGTCACCTTCCCCCGCCAGGGCGACGGCAACACTGACAATGTTGTCCTCCGCGGTGACAGCAAGGTTATCAAGAAGatccaggccgagctcgagaagcagGTCGACGTCCTCAAGAAGACTGTCACCATTGGTGTCTCTGTTCCCGCTGCCCAGCACGCTTCCAAGATTGGTCGCGGTGGTTCGGCTCTCCAGGACCTCCAGCGCAAGACCAACACTGCTGTCCACTTCCCCGGCTCGCGCCAGTACAACCAGATTGGCGATGTCgacaacgccgacgagctcgagggcgttgacgccggcgacattgtcaaggTTGTTGGTACCAAGGAGGCTGTTGCGCAGGCTGCCGAGCTTCTCCAGgtcgcgtcgcccgagcGCGGCACTCAGAACCGCGGTGGTGCCCGTGGCGGCAACGCCGACCTTGCCTCGCGTGAGATCGCCATCCCCGTCAAGTACTACCACGCTGTTGCTGAGCAGCCCAACCTCATCCGCCAGATCCGCTCTGCCAACGCGTTCCTGACCATCCCCACGCCCGCACCCGCCAAGCCCGTGCACGTTCCCtcggccaacggcgacaGCATCGCTGCCAAGACTGCCcgcatcgacctcgacgccgaggaggaggccgtcgagggcgagtgggagaTCCGCGCCAACTAcgagggtgccgacgacAAGACTCTCAACTGGGTCGTCCgtgccaaggaggaggacctcgagaaggccgtcgcggtgctcgacaaggccgtcaagcaggccgagtcggcctcgcACGTCGGTCTGCTTACTGGTctccctcgcgccgccttcCCCCGCATCATTGGCTCCAAGGGCGCGACCATCTCgcgcctccgcgccgagaCTGGCACCGACATTACTGTCGGCAAGGAGAACGACCTGATCACGATTACGGGTTCCGAGAGCTCGGTGCTCGCGGCCCGTGAGGCGATTCTTTCGGTCGTCACTCGCTCGGGCAGCCGTTTCTAGGGGCCGGTGAGGTGGGCTGGTGGATAGGAAGCCACGAAGCCATTACGACTATCAACAAAATGACATATCACATAAAATGCATCTGCACATGACCGGgacgagcgtgagcgagcgcagcgagcgagcgggtgTGGGTGGGACGAGTGGTCTTGTCGTGTGCAGGAGTTTTGGCGGCCGGTGGAGGCAAAGGCCGATACGATCGGGCTGGTAGCCGAAGGTGCCGATGACCCATGTGGGGAGTCTTGTGCGCGGCGCGATatctcgctcgacgtcgctTCCGCCCATTCACCACCACATATCAGCCATGACTACGGCAGCACAAGCGCCAGCACTCAcgcccgcgcagctcgcgcagtgggaggaggaggggtgtGTAGCTGCCCCCCTTGTTGTCGTCCGCAGCAGCTGACCCCCCGCCCAGATACCTCGTCCTCCCGGCCTTCTTCAACGCAACCGAAACGGGCGAGATGCTCTCGCGCACCAAGCAGCTCCTGGACGAGTTCGACGTGACAGGGCACCCGATGACGGTGTTTTCTACGGGGACAGACGAGGACAAGCACGTCGGGGACGAGTACTTCCTCACGAGCGGGGACAAGGCAAGTACCGCGCCCCTCCCGTCCCCCACCTCGGCCCCACCGCTgccgcgagccagccagctaAGCGTCCACAGATCCGCTACTTCCTCGAACCAGGCAGCGTAACCCGTGCgacccccacctcccccgccgagctcaaggtccccgccccgcgctccGTCAACAAGATCGGCCATGCGCTGGGCGTCCTGGACCCCGTGTTCCGGAGGCACACGTTCAGCCCCAAGGTCCAGGCTGTCGCGCGGTCGCTCGGGGCGCATACGGATCCGAGGGTGTTGCAGAGCATGGTTATTTGCAAGCAGCCGAGGATTGggggcgagggtgagtgcgcgaagccgagcgcgccgtcggcgtgcgaggcggaggagggggaggggaaggagAGACGAGggctcgcgctgacgcgctcgcccagtcCCCAGCCACAACGACTCGACGTTCCTCTACACCGacccgccgtcggcgatcGGGTGCTGGATCGCACTGGACGAGTGCACGCCCGAGAATGGCTGCCTGGTGGGTCGGGTCCGCTGGCCAGTCTCCCCGTTccccgctcacaccgcagTCCTTCCTGCCGGGCTCGCACAAGACGGCGCGGGTCAGCTCGCGCTTCGtgcgcgccagcggcggcgggaccGAGTTTGTCGATGTGCCAGGCGTCGCCAAGAACGAGGAGGACTGGGACACGCTCGACGGGTGGAAACaggcgccgtgcccgcccgGCACGCTCGTCCTCATCCACGGCAGCGTCATGcaccgctcgccgcccaaccCCTCGGAACGCACGCGCATCATCTACACGTTCCACATGATtgagggcgccgacgggtTCGTGTATGACGAGAGGAACTGGCTCCAGCCGACAAAGGAGATGCCGTTCCAGCGCCTCTATGGGGAcgtgggggcggcggcggcgtgagccaAGTCGTGGGCAGCGGCATCCGCAGCATATGCCTATTCCATATGTTATGATGCCTATTCCATATGTTATGTAGATGCAAGTCTAGCTACGCCTCTAGCTACACCTCGAGCACTTCCACCTTGGCCCGCGCGAGCACATCGGCCGCACGCACATTGTACAGCTCGTCGATCAGCGCTGCGCGGAACGTGCCCGGGCCCTTGACGTCGGGccgggccgccgcgagctcggcggcgatgttgaagacgaggacgctggggggtggtgtcagctCAGCTCGGCCAGGCGAATCCAGCACCGCACTTACCCTGCGAGCGCACCAACGAGGTGGTCCCCCTGCACCAGCTGCGAGTCGTTCTCGACCGCAGCGTTCGAGGCCAGGAAGTGcaggcgcgcagcggcgcaaaACGTCGCCACAATCGTGCCCGTCATGCAGCCCGAGCCCGTGATcacctcgagcaggtcgacgccgttgcTCGTCTTGAGCACCGTCTCGCCGTCCGATATGTAGTCGTGCTTGCCGGTCatgacgacgatggcgtTCTTGCGCCTCGCGAGCACCTTGACCACGCTGCCGGGGTTGGCgaacccgccgccgacggcgtcgacgccgcgcgaggccacctcggtcgactcggcgagcgcgccaatCTCGGCAGGGTTGCCCTTGATCACCGTCGGCTGCCAGTGCGACAGCAGCTCCTTGCTCGTGCTCCGCCGGaaggccgtcgcgccgaccgcgaccgGGTCGTACACGACCGGCTTGCGGTTCACGTTGGCCTCGCGTCCGGCCACGAGCATGCCCGCCTTGTCGGTGATGGTGCCAAAGTtgaccagcagcgcgccgatTGCGGGCGACAGGTCCTTGACGTCGAAAGGGTTGGTTGCCATGatgggcgacgcgccgacagcgagggTGGCGTTGGCCGAGTCGTTGATGACGACGTTGTTGGTGAGCTGggggcgagcgtcagcgagccaGTTCCCAGAAgcccgccacacccacctggTGCACCAGCGGCGTGTTGTCGCGCACGACAGCCAtcagcgccgccgactgCTCGATCAGCTCCTTGGGCGTCCGGGCAGCCTTCGCGCCCGAAAAGACGGCCTGCGTGTTGCCAGTCTTGCGGGCACGCTTGAACGAGTCGACCTGGGCGCGGATCcctgcggcggccgcgcgcgggtCGGCCGAGCTCACGATCGCCGAGATGacggccacgccgtcgagcgccgtgCGGTTCACGGGGCTCACGGAGCCGTGCAGCAACTGAGGCACATTGGGGGGGTGGATACCGCCTGGGCGCGAGGTCAGCAGGCCACTAGCACTAGCCACTCTCTTCCCTACGTACCGATCGCGACGGACGGTACGCCCTCAAGCACGTCCAGCACGACACCAGCGCCCTCAggcgcgagcttgagcttcGCCGTGACGTCCTTGCTCCCCGTGTCCCAgatcgcgccgacgccgacatagtccgccccgccggcgacagccgcgcgcgcctcgtccacaTTGGACACGCTGACCCCGatcagcgcgtcgtcgccgaccagctcccgcgcgcgggcgagggggaggtcACTCTGCCCGATGTGCAGGCCGGCCGGGCGCACGGCAAGGAAGACGTCGATGCGGTCGTTGATGAAGAGCGGGACGTTGTACTGGCGGGTTGCGTCAGGAATGGAAGGGACTTTGAACCCACCTTGTCCGTGATCTCCTTGGTCTTGCGCGCAATCTCGACAAACTGGCGTCAGATGTTGCCGCGGGCAAGCCCTCACCTCCCCCGTGTCCGTGTCCTTCTCGCGCACCTGCACGACCGTCACGCCGCCCTGCAGCGCCTGTCGTcagctcgcccgcgtcgACCATCACaccccacctcctcgaggctCTCGTAGTAGTCCTGCCTGTCAGCACCGCCATGCACATCGCCGCCCACCTTGCCCTCggggagcagctcgcgcccCGTCACGAGGTACAGCGAGTAGTCGATTGCCGCCTTGCCCATTGCTTGTGGTGTGGGAGAGTGCGATGATGCACAGTGCGTCACAACATTTCGGACGGGTCTTGGTCAGTTTGACTTTGGGAACCGGCCCGCGGAATGCCGACatccgacgccgacctccgccaCCATTAACGCCCCCAGTCGCACGCCATCAAGGCCCATCGCAACCAACGCCGCCTCTTGACCAACCGCCTAGAACATTGTACTTGGTACATCTCGATCTGTATATGAATGCAAAATGATCACTGCTACTGCCCAACACACACCCTCTACTTGCcagcagggcgaggcgccTCACAAATCGTGCACTGCTCCTTCGCCGAGTCGGGGTTCTGGAGCATGCAGGTGTCACACGTCCACTGCTTGCcggtggcagcagcggcaggtTTGGCAGCAGGCGTAGACGGCTTGCCAAAGCTTCCAAAGCCTCCAAAGCCGCCCGAGGGGGCGGCCACCGACGGAGTGAAGCCTCCAAAAGccccgcccgacgacgacgacgacgatccACCAAAGGAGAACCCAGTGGCAGGCGCCGCGACCGTCGGCTTGAAACCTCCAAAGCCAGAAGCTGGTGCAGCTGGGGCAGCCGGCttggcgctgccgccgaaCGCAAACCCACCCGAGGGAGGCGCAGGGGGCTTGCCTCCAAACGAGAAGCCGCCTGTAGGGGGTGCAGGCAGGCCGAAGGCCGGGGGCTTGGGGGCCTcagccgccggcgcaggcgcaccGGGCCGCGGTGCTTCGCACACGGTACACTTCTCCTTGGCCGAGTCCGGGTTCTTGAGCATACACGTGGTGCACTCCCACTGGCCGGGGGCCGCCGCAGGAGCCTTGGTCGTGAAGGCAGCGGGGACTGCTGGCGGGGCTGGTggggcggcagcagcaggcaccgccggcgcggcgccaggaCGGGGAGCTTCGCAAACAGTGCACTTCTCCTTGGCGGAGTCCGGGTTCTGCAGCATGCAGGTGTCGCAGGTCCAGTCTCCGGCCTTGGTAGCAGGGGCCTTGATGGTAAAGCCGCCAGCCGCTGGTGCGGCAGGCTTGGAGCCACCAAAGGCGAAGCCACCAGTAGCAGGAGGCGCTGGAGGGGCTGGCAACGCGGCCTtgggaggagcagcagccttgaCACCTGGGCGAGGTGCTTCGCAGATCGTGCACTGCTCCTTGGCCGAGTCGGGGTTTTGCAGCATGCAGGTGTCACAGGTCCACTgcgagccagcggcggctggcttGGGGAGGGAGAGGCTCTGCGGAGCAGGTGGCGAGAAgatggacgccgagggaATGCTTGTCTTGCTCAGGGTAAATAGAAAGGGCTGCTCAGAGTGGTCCTTGCGTACTGCGGCCTTGACTGCCTCGGAAGGCTCAGGCGACGAAGATCCGGAAGGGAGGTTGAAGGTGAAGAACGGCAGCgcggccttgtcgacgtTGAGTGCGGAGTCCTTCGCAGACAGGTAGATGGCCGATGGGTCCACACGGCGGCTGGTGGAGCGAGCGGTGGTCGACGGTCCTGCAGATGAGGGCTCGGCAGCAGGAGGTGGTCCAAGGCCAATCGGCGTGGGCTTGAAGACTGGCGCCGGAGCCGGCTTGGAGGCGGCAATTACCGAGTCGGCAACAGCCGAGTGCAACGTCTCGGGCGCCTTGAGAGCGGGAGATGTCGAGTTTCCAAGGGTAGAAGAGGACAGCGAGGGGACGTTGAAGGGCTGGTAcgtgtcggcctcgggcacCTTGACAGGCTTGGCAGCCACGGGTGCAGGTGCGCGGACTGGCTCAGGAAGCTTGAGTGATGGCTGCTCGGGGGCCTCATCGACATCGATctcgtccgcgtcctcgtcctcctcctccgggGATTCAGACCTCCTAGAGGCCGATGCTGCAGGCTTGAAGCCACTGACGAGCTCAAGTGTTGAGAGCTTGCGTCCGGgctggccgctgccgagTCTTTCAATCTTCTCCGCAGCGCCACGCTTCGCAACTGAAGAGCTACGCAGGGACGCACGCAacgccgatgccgacttGCGGAGAGACGAACGCGAGGCCTCAAACTTGCCGGTAGGGACGACGCTCGCCTCCTCGTAGGGGTTAAACACGATTGTGGGCTTGGTAGACTCGATAgggccgacctcggcgtcaaacACCTCCTGCAAAATGTCGGCAGCACGCTTCTTGCCAGccttgacaatgtcgtcgcTGAGAGCCTTCTGGGGGGAGGGTTGGCCTAACGGCGATGGCTTGGAGGGGGCGGCGAAGCGGCTCTTGACCTTGGCGTTGAACTGGGCAGCGGCTGAAGCAGCGGCATCGTCACCTGCGCTCCGCTCGGATGCCTTGTCATCGTCAGCGTCTAGGTCAACCTTGCGCTTCTTTCCAggcgcgtcgtccttggGGCCGTCATCAAGGCTGAACAAGGGCGTCAAAGTCTGTCTCGGCTTGTTCAGGCGGCGAGCCGACATGCCGGGGCCGAGGTACGTAACCTGACGCTTTGAGCTGGCAGGGGTGAACCGCGAGGGTGTGGCCGCGCCAATAGAGAAGGACGACTCGGGCGTCGCTGTTGAACGTGGCGAGTCCGTGTTGCGGACTGGCGTAGCTGCAAAAGTGCCTGCGCTCCATCCGCCGACGGGCTGGGCGGTTTGCCTTGTCTCGGCCCTCATGCTACGGGTCAAGCTCTCGAGAACGTCAATATCCTGGACGTTCATCGGTGCGTCTCCCTTGGCGTCAAGGAAGCTGCGTAACGCAACAGATGATGGGGACGAGGTGTAGGATGATGAAGCAGCGCCGGCCTTTGGAGTGCTGAGGTGTTTGTTGTTGATATACGCGCCAGGGGCTGCAGGTCTTGAGGAGGCGACAGAAGACTTGGCAGAAGGTGCCTTGCGAATTGACTCGCGGAACGCCGGCATGGATGGCGAGGGGCGGATGCTACGGTCGACATCAAGCGACAAAAGCTCCCAGCTCGAGTTCGAGTTCTGGGGCAGTTAGTGCACGTACACCGCGGATGCACTCACCCTGATTCCCCTGCTGCTCTGCGCCAAAAGTCCCTTGTTTGCTCGCCACGTCTGGGCCCGAGCCTCAAACTCAGGCCCTCCGCGACCAGCCGCAGACGCAAGCGAGAAGacgtccacctcctccatGATGGCCGGTGGCTCGCCGTTCCACCCGTCCTCTGATCCCGACACAGATCGCTGGTCGTCGGCTAGGATACGGCCGTCCGCATCCTGACTGTGTCTTGGGAGGGTGTTCTTTCTGAAGGGGGCGGACACAAAGTTGACCAAGGACGAGAGAGGGGAGAAGGCCtggtgggggtgtgagcgccATTGCAGCTGCAATTTGGGTGGCAACGGTTGCTGATCACGTACGCTGTGGCTGGCCGACCGCCTGATTTCACCCCTTGCAGGCCTTGCGTAGGGGCTCTGGTTGAGCCGCTCGGCTCGCAGATCCTTTCTGGATAAGGACGTCCTCATgttcgaggtcgagacgTTGTGGATGGGGAGGGTTGATTGGTTTGGTTTGCCTCGTAGGGGAGATTGAAGCTCGGAGCTGTGATGCCAGGTGACTTGAATGGTACGAAGACACAGCTATGCGAGTATGGATTGTCAAGACCGAGATAGGATTGTTGTATTGTtgatgaagaagaagaaTAGACGTTGGTGCTGGACGTGGTTGCTTGTTCACTCTTGTTGCTCACTGCCAGTGGTTCGAAGTCGGGAAAAGGTAGGAAAGGAACCAAACCTGCCCTTCTTACGTAATGGCGCACGGTCACAAGTTGACATCACCCCTCCACTTTGAAACGCGTCCAAACGCGTCCAGTCATTTAttacggcggcggcagcaggcgcCGGGGCAGTGTTGTGatccttccctccctccaATCTCCCCGTTCCGCATCTCTTCTCTTGGCCATTACACCAACTCGTTCAGAAAGCGTCAAGTAAACATGTCTGGTGAGTAACAAGGCTCACTCCACCTGGAGCTCGCTGACGTTCTACACCAGACGTCGACAGCCCGGTGAAGGTGCCTACCaaggcgaggaggcggatCGTAGAgtcggacgacgaagacgaagCCCCAGCTAGCAAGGCCGGAGCGTCGCCGTCCAAGAAGGAAGCCAAGGGTAATGATCTGGGATTTGAGTTACTGGCTAACCCTTCTCAGTGTCTTCTCCTCCTGCGAAGAAGCCCAAGATCGAGGAGAAGCCGGCCAAGAAGCCAGCCCCCGCCGGCCCATCGAAGAATGGCAAGCCTCTCGCGTCCATTTTCGCCAAGCCGGTTCCAAAGGCTAAGGAAGAAGATACCGACGACTACAAGGACCgcgcggtggaggaggaaggtgaaGATGAGATtagcgacgaggaggagcaggagcaggaggagaaggccgccgtTAAGCTGTGAGCTCATTGCATCGCTACGTGGAGCTGACAACTCAGTGCCTCTATCTTCACCAAGGACTACAGATCTGCGCCTCCCGACAAGGCATGGAAGGAGGGTGAACCGTGAGCTGCCACTCTCATTGACACGAAC
It contains:
- the thi4 gene encoding putative thiamine biosynthetic bifunctional enzyme, giving the protein MGKAAIDYSLYLVTGRELLPEGKDYYESLEEALQGGVTVVQVREKDTDTGEFVEIARKTKEITDKYNVPLFINDRIDVFLAVRPAGLHIGQSDLPLARARELVGDDALIGVSVSNVDEARAAVAGGADYVGVGAIWDTGSKDVTAKLKLAPEGAGVVLDVLEGVPSVAIGGIHPPNVPQLLHGSVSPVNRTALDGVAVISAIVSSADPRAAAAGIRAQVDSFKRARKTGNTQAVFSGAKAARTPKELIEQSAALMAVVRDNTPLVHQLTNNVVINDSANATLAVGASPIMATNPFDVKDLSPAIGALLVNFGTITDKAGMLVAGREANVNRKPVVYDPVAVGATAFRRSTSKELLSHWQPTVIKGNPAEIGALAESTEVASRGVDAVGGGFANPGSVVKVLARRKNAIVVMTGKHDYISDGETVLKTSNGVDLLEVITGSGCMTGTIVATFCAAARLHFLASNAAVENDSQLVQGDHLVGALAGVLVFNIAAELAAARPDVKGPGTFRAALIDELYNVRAADVLARAKVEVLEV
- the Nup153_0 gene encoding Nuclear pore complex protein is translated as MRTSLSRKDLRAERLNQSPYARPARGEIRRSASHSAFSPLSSLVNFVSAPFRKNTLPRHSQDADGRILADDQRSVSGSEDGWNGEPPAIMEEVDVFSLASAAGRGGPEFEARAQTWRANKGLLAQSSRGIRNSNSSWELLSLDVDRSIRPSPSMPAFRESIRKAPSAKSSVASSRPAAPGAYINNKHLSTPKAGAASSSYTSSPSSVALRSFLDAKGDAPMNVQDIDVLESLTRSMRAETRQTAQPVGGWSAGTFAATPVRNTDSPRSTATPESSFSIGAATPSRFTPASSKRQVTYLGPGMSARRLNKPRQTLTPLFSLDDGPKDDAPGKKRKVDLDADDDKASERSAGDDAAASAAAQFNAKVKSRFAAPSKPSPLGQPSPQKALSDDIVKAGKKRAADILQEVFDAEVGPIESTKPTIVFNPYEEASVVPTGKFEASRSSLRKSASALRASLRSSSVAKRGAAEKIERLGSGQPGRKLSTLELVSGFKPAASASRRSESPEEEDEDADEIDVDEAPEQPSLKLPEPVRAPAPVAAKPVKVPEADTYQPFNVPSLSSSTLGNSTSPALKAPETLHSAVADSVIAASKPAPAPVFKPTPIGLGPPPAAEPSSAGPSTTARSTSRRVDPSAIYLSAKDSALNVDKAALPFFTFNLPSGSSSPEPSEAVKAAVRKDHSEQPFLFTLSKTSIPSASIFSPPAPQSLSLPKPAAAGSQWTCDTCMLQNPDSAKEQCTICEAPRPGVKAAAPPKAALPAPPAPPATGGFAFGGSKPAAPAAGGFTIKAPATKAGDWTCDTCMLQNPDSAKEKCTVCEAPRPGAAPAVPAAAAPPAPPAVPAAFTTKAPAAAPGQWECTTCMLKNPDSAKEKCTVCEAPRPGAPAPAAEAPKPPAFGLPAPPTGGFSFGGKPPAPPSGGFAFGGSAKPAAPAAPASGFGGFKPTVAAPATGFSFGGSSSSSSGGAFGGFTPSVAAPSGGFGGFGSFGKPSTPAAKPAAAATGKQWTCDTCMLQNPDSAKEQCTICEAPRPAGK